A genomic region of bacterium contains the following coding sequences:
- the purN gene encoding phosphoribosylglycinamide formyltransferase: MALRRLAVFASGGGSNFQAIHTSWRAGVHPFEPVALVADRAGAGALERARAARVEAAVFGRACWGSAAQGAPALLAWLRERQVETIALAGFLRMVPPLLVEAFRGRMLNIHPALLPSFGGAGMYGHHVHEAVWRAGCRVSGATVHLVDEAFDRGPIVLQRAVDLRPEDGPAEIAARVLEIEHIIYPEALALLAGGLDIKEGRVIPCRASR, translated from the coding sequence ATGGCACTCCGCCGCCTGGCGGTCTTCGCCTCGGGCGGGGGCAGCAATTTTCAGGCGATCCACACATCCTGGCGGGCCGGGGTCCATCCCTTCGAGCCGGTGGCCCTCGTGGCGGATCGGGCCGGCGCCGGCGCCCTGGAGCGGGCCCGCGCCGCCAGGGTCGAGGCCGCCGTCTTCGGCCGCGCCTGCTGGGGAAGCGCGGCGCAGGGGGCGCCCGCGCTGCTCGCCTGGCTGCGCGAGCGCCAGGTGGAGACCATCGCGCTGGCGGGCTTCCTGCGCATGGTGCCACCCCTGCTGGTGGAGGCCTTCCGCGGCCGCATGCTCAACATCCACCCGGCCCTCCTGCCCTCCTTCGGCGGAGCCGGCATGTACGGCCATCATGTGCATGAGGCGGTCTGGCGGGCCGGTTGCCGGGTCAGCGGCGCCACCGTCCACCTGGTGGACGAGGCCTTCGACCGCGGCCCCATCGTCCTCCAGCGGGCCGTCGACCTGCGGCCCGAGGACGGCCCGGCCGAGATCGCCGCCCGCGTGCTGGAGATCGAGCACATCATCTATCCCGAGGCCCTCGCCCTGCTGGCCGGCGGCCTTGACATCAAGGAAGGACGGGTCATCCCATGTCGCGCCTCCCGCTGA
- a CDS encoding sugar nucleotide-binding protein → MRLYLTGISGFVGSRLAEAWADHHELAGCSRQRPDWLEAEHHVLDLAEEPRHVADRLEAFRPDWVVHCAAVSQPALVGRDPAQARRVNVEAAHWVADWCRRRGRGLIAFSSDTVYPDAALTPAPATGWSERAELDPAHLYGRSKVEMEEAVRTLLPEALLLRCSLLWGRSRPGQNSFSGWLLAHWREGKPAPVFRDNRRHLLAAGALPAMIDGLRAVMEAGGGPRGALNLGGADYLSREDFALLFCRHLGLDEGLLRPLDTAEAGLAEAPARELPLDLGRLRRWLGEPPTTDEWLARDYGPPHPISTGGA, encoded by the coding sequence ATGAGACTCTACCTCACCGGCATCAGCGGCTTCGTGGGCTCCCGGCTGGCGGAGGCCTGGGCGGACCACCATGAGCTGGCCGGCTGCAGCCGCCAGCGGCCGGACTGGCTTGAGGCCGAGCACCATGTCCTGGATCTGGCCGAGGAGCCGCGCCACGTGGCCGACCGCCTGGAGGCCTTCCGTCCGGACTGGGTGGTCCACTGCGCCGCCGTCTCGCAACCGGCCCTGGTCGGGCGGGATCCGGCCCAGGCCCGGCGCGTCAACGTGGAGGCCGCCCACTGGGTGGCGGACTGGTGCCGGCGCCGCGGGCGCGGCCTCATCGCCTTCAGCTCGGACACGGTCTATCCCGACGCCGCCCTGACTCCCGCTCCCGCCACCGGCTGGAGCGAAAGGGCGGAGCTCGACCCGGCCCACCTCTACGGCCGCAGCAAGGTCGAGATGGAGGAGGCGGTGCGGACCCTGCTGCCCGAGGCGCTGCTGCTGCGCTGCAGCCTGCTCTGGGGCAGGTCCCGGCCCGGGCAGAATTCCTTCTCAGGCTGGTTATTGGCCCACTGGCGCGAGGGGAAGCCCGCCCCCGTCTTCCGCGACAACCGGCGCCACCTGCTGGCGGCGGGCGCCCTGCCCGCCATGATCGACGGACTGCGGGCGGTGATGGAGGCGGGAGGCGGACCGCGCGGCGCGTTGAACCTGGGAGGGGCCGATTATCTGAGCCGGGAGGACTTCGCCCTGCTCTTCTGCCGCCACCTGGGCCTGGATGAGGGTCTGCTGCGGCCCCTGGACACGGCCGAGGCGGGGCTGGCCGAAGCGCCGGCGCGGGAGTTGCCGCTGGATCTGGGCCGCCTGCGCCGCTGGCTGGGCGAGCCGCCCACCACTGATGAGTGGCTGGCGCGGGACTATGGCCCCCCGCATCCCATCAGCACCGGCGGCGCCTGA
- a CDS encoding SGNH/GDSL hydrolase family protein, producing MNTSLTNRSHLLLPLAVALGVVGCGTSDTMPTSPTYSTAAQLSGLQAYVAIGNSLTAGYQSGAWGNPDHVATSYPNLIARQVGITGFKQVSLTGTGLAMVDSDGDGVPDRGNMVVNFTATGSPVLSYTATDPANLTALATGAGTTFDFSAPRNFGIPGISLMHAAGAPLGQYAAGNPYASFYTNAESAPKTQVQLAAEAGAGFITCWLGNNDVLGYVTSGGTGAITPAALFQASLDGTLAALGATPRLVVINLPSVTAIPYVTYFNPVLIGLLDQMGAPVHAVWAMDDALGAAVPLYIDPGTNNYVLLPAASAMAADPTLGASSANPLPDALVLDAAELAAAQAAVADFNARLAAGVAALNTPQRELPALLVDMHAYFNEVAAGGLHYGGQRFTTQFVSGGLFSLDGVHPTSLGNAAVANEIIAAMNEGWGLNVAEVDLAEFIGVNIGLGSAGVPPLLPDFRQVVELFQH from the coding sequence ATGAACACATCCCTGACCAATCGTTCGCATCTGCTGCTGCCCCTGGCGGTGGCCCTGGGCGTCGTCGGCTGCGGCACGAGCGACACCATGCCCACCTCCCCCACCTATTCCACCGCCGCCCAGCTGTCCGGCCTGCAGGCCTACGTGGCCATCGGCAACAGCCTGACCGCCGGCTACCAGAGTGGCGCCTGGGGCAATCCCGATCATGTGGCGACCAGCTATCCCAATCTCATCGCCCGCCAGGTGGGCATCACGGGCTTCAAGCAGGTCAGCTTGACGGGCACCGGGCTGGCCATGGTGGACAGCGACGGGGACGGCGTGCCGGATCGTGGCAACATGGTGGTCAACTTCACCGCGACAGGCAGCCCCGTGCTCAGCTACACGGCCACCGATCCGGCCAACCTGACGGCCTTGGCCACGGGGGCCGGGACCACCTTCGATTTCAGCGCGCCGCGCAACTTCGGCATCCCGGGCATCTCCCTCATGCACGCCGCCGGCGCGCCGCTGGGCCAGTACGCGGCGGGCAATCCCTACGCCTCATTCTATACCAATGCCGAGTCGGCGCCCAAGACCCAGGTCCAGTTGGCGGCCGAGGCGGGTGCCGGCTTCATCACCTGTTGGCTGGGCAACAACGACGTGCTGGGCTACGTGACCAGCGGCGGCACGGGCGCCATCACCCCCGCCGCCCTCTTCCAGGCCTCCCTGGACGGCACCCTGGCCGCCCTGGGCGCCACCCCGCGCCTGGTGGTGATCAACCTGCCCTCGGTCACCGCCATTCCCTACGTCACCTACTTCAATCCTGTCCTGATCGGCCTGCTGGACCAGATGGGCGCCCCCGTGCACGCCGTGTGGGCCATGGACGACGCCCTGGGCGCCGCCGTGCCGCTCTACATCGATCCGGGCACCAACAACTACGTGCTGCTGCCCGCCGCCAGCGCCATGGCGGCGGATCCCACCCTGGGCGCCAGCTCCGCCAATCCCCTGCCCGACGCCCTGGTGCTGGATGCCGCCGAATTGGCGGCGGCCCAAGCCGCCGTGGCGGATTTCAACGCGCGCCTTGCCGCCGGCGTGGCGGCGCTGAACACGCCGCAGCGGGAGCTGCCGGCCCTGCTGGTGGACATGCACGCCTACTTCAACGAAGTGGCCGCGGGCGGTCTGCATTACGGCGGACAGCGTTTCACCACGCAGTTCGTGTCGGGCGGCCTCTTCAGTCTGGACGGCGTCCACCCCACCTCCCTGGGCAACGCGGCCGTGGCCAACGAGATCATCGCCGCCATGAACGAGGGGTGGGGACTGAACGTGGCCGAGGTGGACCTGGCCGAGTTCATCGGCGTCAACATTGGCCTCGGCTCCGCCGGAGTGCCCCCCCTGCTGCCGGACTTCCGACAGGTGGTCGAGCTCTTCCAGCACTGA
- a CDS encoding PorV/PorQ family protein: protein MKRVTLTAAALAMVAMPWQQAHAVSEAAVIWLLISPGSRPAGMGEAFVALADDASATWWNPAGLAFSQGRDVRIMHSDWLPAFNLDDIFFDFAAFSWRAESLGGTMGVSIIYLNEGDQTHTGENGEVLGVITSKEYALGVSYGTNLNPELGLGLTGKLIVSDLASGVKVGQQEAGMGISFAVDLGMLWQTRLPYADRPLNLGFNLANIGPEISYADEAQADPLPTNLKLGAALNAYNDQHNEVNLVFDINKQLVHKALSNLTRKQLDGEDAYWNNQGQLTTEAFDNQGNPNSPAFDAEYETDPVFKAMFTSWFPRGVKNELQNYIYNVGAEYWYRGEAGGLGKTAFGLRSGYLNDMAGHIKSYTLGMSLLVNMVSLDFSYELSADKDNPSPRDKTIRYSLGFTF from the coding sequence ATGAAGCGAGTGACTCTCACCGCGGCGGCCCTGGCCATGGTGGCCATGCCTTGGCAACAGGCCCACGCGGTGTCCGAGGCCGCCGTGATCTGGCTCTTGATCAGCCCCGGTTCCCGCCCCGCCGGCATGGGCGAGGCCTTCGTGGCCCTGGCCGACGACGCCTCCGCCACGTGGTGGAATCCGGCCGGCCTGGCTTTCAGCCAGGGCCGCGACGTCCGCATCATGCATTCCGACTGGCTGCCCGCCTTCAACCTGGACGACATCTTCTTCGACTTCGCCGCCTTCTCCTGGCGGGCGGAATCCCTGGGCGGCACGATGGGCGTCTCCATCATCTATCTCAACGAGGGTGACCAGACCCACACTGGCGAGAACGGCGAGGTGCTGGGCGTCATCACCAGCAAGGAGTACGCCCTGGGCGTCAGCTACGGCACCAACCTCAATCCGGAGCTGGGCCTGGGCCTCACCGGCAAGCTGATCGTCTCCGACCTGGCCAGCGGCGTCAAGGTGGGCCAGCAGGAAGCGGGCATGGGCATCTCCTTCGCCGTGGACCTGGGCATGCTCTGGCAGACCCGCCTGCCCTACGCCGACCGGCCCCTCAACCTGGGCTTCAACCTGGCCAACATCGGGCCGGAGATCAGCTACGCCGACGAGGCGCAGGCCGATCCCCTCCCCACCAACCTCAAACTGGGCGCGGCGCTCAATGCCTACAACGACCAGCACAACGAGGTCAACCTGGTTTTCGACATCAACAAGCAGCTGGTGCACAAGGCGCTGAGCAACCTGACGCGCAAGCAGCTGGACGGCGAAGACGCCTATTGGAACAACCAGGGACAGCTCACCACCGAGGCCTTCGACAACCAGGGCAATCCCAACTCGCCGGCCTTCGACGCCGAGTACGAGACGGACCCCGTCTTCAAGGCCATGTTCACCTCCTGGTTCCCGCGCGGTGTGAAGAACGAGCTGCAGAACTACATCTACAACGTGGGCGCCGAGTACTGGTACCGCGGCGAGGCGGGCGGCCTGGGCAAGACCGCCTTCGGCCTGCGCAGCGGCTACCTGAACGACATGGCGGGCCACATCAAGTCCTACACGCTGGGCATGTCGCTGCTCGTCAACATGGTCTCCCTGGACTTCAGCTACGAGTTGTCCGCGGACAAGGACAACCCCTCGCCGCGCGACAAGACGATCCGCTACTCCCTGGGCTTCACTTTCTAG
- a CDS encoding POT family MFS transporter: MPASPENRRPAYANTPPLQAGMPGGVPYIVGNEAAERFSFYGMKGILVVFMTQYLAGPGGLLDVMTEPQAMSWYHLFTSAVYFTPLLGALLSDILLGKYRTIMLLSLVYCLGHLALALDDTRLGLAIGLSLIAVGAGGIKPCVSAHVGDQFGRLNQHLLSRVFGWFYFAINLGSFVSTLLTPWLLAHYGAAWAFGVPGVLMALATWVFWLGRHKFVHIPPAGKRFIKETLSPEGLRALGRLAVLYIFVAVFWSLYDQTGSAWVLQAERMDRSFLGITWLSSQIQAINPLLILAFIPLFGRVVYPAVERVVKLTPLRKIGAGLLLAALSFWLSGWIEARLVAGDSVNIAWQLFSYVIITAGEILVSITCLEYSYTQAPRSMKSLLMAFYLVSVSAGNLFVSGVNLFIQNADGSSRLPGASYYWFFALLMLGVFGIYLLVSRHFKEQTYIQGEA, encoded by the coding sequence ATGCCCGCTTCGCCGGAGAACCGCCGTCCCGCCTACGCCAACACCCCTCCCCTCCAGGCCGGCATGCCCGGCGGCGTGCCCTACATCGTGGGCAACGAGGCGGCCGAGCGTTTCAGCTTCTACGGGATGAAGGGCATCCTTGTCGTCTTCATGACCCAGTACCTGGCCGGACCGGGCGGCCTGCTGGACGTGATGACGGAGCCCCAGGCCATGAGCTGGTACCACCTCTTCACCAGCGCCGTCTATTTCACGCCGCTGCTGGGGGCCCTGCTCAGCGACATCCTGCTGGGCAAGTACCGCACCATCATGCTGCTCTCGCTCGTCTACTGCCTGGGGCACCTCGCCCTGGCCCTGGACGACACACGGCTGGGCCTGGCCATCGGACTCAGCCTCATCGCCGTGGGCGCCGGCGGCATCAAGCCCTGCGTCTCGGCCCATGTGGGGGACCAGTTCGGACGCCTCAACCAGCACCTGCTCAGCCGCGTCTTCGGCTGGTTCTACTTCGCCATCAACCTGGGCTCCTTCGTCAGCACGCTGCTCACGCCCTGGCTGCTGGCCCATTACGGCGCGGCCTGGGCCTTCGGCGTGCCCGGCGTCCTCATGGCGCTGGCCACCTGGGTCTTCTGGCTGGGCCGCCACAAGTTCGTCCACATCCCGCCGGCGGGGAAGCGCTTCATCAAGGAGACTCTCAGCCCGGAGGGCCTGCGCGCCCTGGGCCGCCTGGCCGTGCTCTACATCTTCGTCGCCGTCTTCTGGTCCCTTTACGACCAGACGGGCAGCGCCTGGGTCCTCCAGGCCGAGCGCATGGACCGGAGCTTCCTGGGCATCACCTGGCTGTCCAGCCAGATCCAGGCGATCAATCCCCTCCTCATCCTCGCCTTCATCCCCCTCTTCGGGCGGGTCGTCTATCCGGCGGTGGAGCGCGTGGTGAAGCTGACACCCCTGCGCAAGATCGGCGCCGGCCTGCTGCTGGCCGCGCTCAGCTTCTGGCTGTCGGGCTGGATCGAGGCGCGCCTGGTGGCGGGGGACAGCGTCAACATCGCTTGGCAGCTGTTCAGCTACGTCATCATCACGGCGGGGGAGATCCTCGTCTCCATCACCTGCCTGGAGTATTCCTACACCCAGGCGCCGCGCAGCATGAAGAGCCTGCTCATGGCCTTCTACCTGGTCAGCGTCTCGGCGGGCAACCTCTTCGTCAGCGGGGTCAACCTCTTCATCCAGAACGCGGACGGCTCCAGCCGCCTGCCCGGCGCCAGCTACTACTGGTTCTTCGCCCTGCTCATGCTGGGCGTGTTCGGCATCTACCTGCTGGTCAGCCGGCACTTCAAGGAGCAGACCTACATCCAGGGCGAGGCCTGA
- a CDS encoding outer membrane protein transport protein has translation MTKRLVFLATGACLFLGWATHLPAAGFAIHEQSGRAMGTAGAFAAAEGPAGIFYNPAGIARLEGLQVEFGLNVIMPATDFIGPTDRPAFGSSSMESQVFTPVDIYLSGRLSDQARWGLGLFTYMGLGTKWEEDWVGRTVTEEVELQTITMNPALAFALNERSSLGVGLDLMYGKALMSKDSYTGYPFNGFVDVEIDGHGFGYGWNMGLQHRLADDWTLGVSYRSGMTLFAEGEADFAIQDVENASHQALLGAMFPATDVSLDLDIPDLVIAGVEWKPQGWLGGRLTWRGDLVFTRWNVYRSLDIDFETNTAALRDSHSPKLYENTWAFRTGAELDLGERWTLRGGWYYEQNAVLDHMVEPSLPDAERNGISLGATWQAREDLALDAYFIQVMLQDRVSEFAELPGGYESSIPIVGLSMRKGF, from the coding sequence ATGACCAAGCGCTTGGTCTTTCTGGCGACGGGTGCCTGCCTGTTCTTGGGGTGGGCCACGCATCTGCCCGCCGCCGGCTTCGCCATACATGAGCAGTCCGGTCGCGCCATGGGCACGGCCGGTGCTTTCGCCGCGGCCGAGGGTCCGGCCGGCATCTTCTACAATCCGGCCGGCATCGCGCGCCTGGAAGGCCTCCAGGTCGAGTTCGGCCTCAACGTGATCATGCCTGCGACGGATTTCATCGGGCCCACGGACCGTCCCGCTTTCGGCAGCTCATCCATGGAGAGCCAGGTGTTCACGCCGGTGGACATCTACCTGAGCGGCCGCCTGAGCGACCAGGCGCGCTGGGGTCTGGGCCTCTTCACCTACATGGGCCTGGGCACCAAGTGGGAGGAGGATTGGGTGGGGCGCACGGTGACGGAGGAGGTCGAGCTGCAGACCATCACCATGAATCCGGCCCTGGCCTTCGCCCTGAACGAGCGGAGCAGCCTGGGCGTCGGCCTGGACCTGATGTACGGCAAGGCCCTCATGTCCAAGGACAGCTACACGGGCTATCCTTTCAACGGATTCGTGGATGTGGAGATCGACGGCCACGGCTTCGGCTATGGCTGGAACATGGGCCTGCAGCACCGCCTGGCCGACGACTGGACCCTGGGCGTCTCCTATCGATCGGGCATGACCCTCTTCGCCGAGGGGGAGGCGGACTTCGCCATCCAGGACGTGGAGAACGCAAGCCACCAAGCGCTGCTGGGAGCCATGTTCCCCGCCACCGACGTGAGCCTGGACCTGGACATTCCGGACCTGGTCATCGCCGGCGTGGAATGGAAGCCCCAGGGATGGCTGGGCGGCCGCCTGACCTGGCGCGGGGACCTCGTCTTCACGCGCTGGAACGTCTACCGCAGCCTGGACATCGATTTCGAGACGAACACGGCGGCCCTGCGGGACAGCCACTCGCCCAAGCTCTACGAGAACACCTGGGCTTTCCGCACCGGGGCCGAGCTGGACCTGGGCGAGCGTTGGACCCTGCGCGGCGGCTGGTATTACGAGCAGAACGCCGTGCTGGACCACATGGTGGAACCCAGCCTGCCCGACGCCGAGCGCAACGGCATCAGCCTGGGAGCCACCTGGCAGGCCCGGGAGGATCTGGCCCTGGACGCCTATTTCATCCAGGTCATGTTGCAGGATCGGGTAAGCGAGTTCGCCGAGCTGCCCGGCGGCTACGAAAGCAGCATTCCCATCGTCGGCCTCAGCATGCGGAAGGGCTTCTGA
- a CDS encoding thioredoxin fold domain-containing protein, which yields MRILAILALLGCWSAGLAVETDKATGDAIKLGFTADKQAALARAKAEGKPLLAFFTTEWCGWCRRLEAEVLATPEFEAGSASWVKLVIDAEKGDGVDWARRFHVSGFPTLILLDAGGEEIDRQPGYSPMPDFLRTLQDFERGVGTLSALQAEQTARPGDHGLTLRIARKLTTRGRPDEATALLQGILAADPANLSGMADEAAAELALHTFSQEHDPAVLEAVLSTWKGVEQGPQIYNLLIAGAARAGDETRMRTLLDRAVDDYPEDAQLLNSYAWTCAEKGWNLEKAERLAERAVRLSGQDPNVLDTLAEVQFRRGQGAAARATIQQALAMKPGDAYLEGQLKRFQGQP from the coding sequence ATGCGGATCCTGGCCATCCTGGCCCTGCTGGGTTGCTGGAGCGCTGGCCTGGCGGTCGAGACGGACAAAGCGACGGGCGACGCGATCAAGCTGGGCTTCACGGCGGACAAGCAGGCTGCCCTGGCGCGGGCCAAGGCCGAGGGCAAACCGCTGCTGGCCTTCTTCACCACCGAGTGGTGCGGCTGGTGCCGACGCCTGGAGGCGGAGGTGCTGGCCACGCCCGAGTTCGAGGCGGGCAGCGCCAGCTGGGTGAAGTTGGTCATCGACGCGGAAAAGGGCGATGGCGTGGACTGGGCCCGACGCTTCCACGTGAGTGGCTTTCCCACCCTCATCCTGCTGGACGCGGGGGGCGAGGAGATCGATCGCCAGCCGGGCTACTCCCCCATGCCGGATTTCCTGCGCACCCTCCAGGATTTCGAGCGCGGCGTGGGAACCCTCTCCGCTTTGCAGGCCGAACAGACCGCCCGCCCCGGTGACCACGGACTCACCCTGCGCATCGCCCGCAAGTTGACGACCCGTGGCCGGCCGGACGAGGCCACCGCCCTGCTGCAGGGCATCCTCGCGGCCGACCCCGCCAATCTCTCCGGGATGGCGGACGAGGCGGCCGCCGAACTGGCACTCCACACCTTCAGCCAGGAGCACGATCCGGCCGTGTTGGAAGCCGTCCTCTCCACGTGGAAAGGCGTGGAACAGGGACCCCAGATCTACAACCTGCTCATCGCCGGCGCGGCCCGCGCCGGGGACGAGACCCGCATGCGCACCTTGCTGGACAGGGCCGTGGACGACTACCCGGAAGATGCCCAGCTGCTCAACAGCTACGCCTGGACCTGCGCCGAGAAGGGCTGGAACCTGGAGAAGGCCGAGCGACTGGCCGAGAGAGCCGTGCGTCTCAGCGGGCAGGATCCCAACGTGCTGGACACCCTGGCCGAGGTGCAGTTCCGCCGCGGCCAGGGCGCCGCGGCCCGGGCCACCATCCAGCAAGCCCTGGCGATGAAGCCCGGGGACGCCTACCTGGAAGGCCAGCTCAAGCGCTTCCAAGGCCAACCCTGA
- the purH gene encoding bifunctional phosphoribosylaminoimidazolecarboxamide formyltransferase/IMP cyclohydrolase → MSRLPLSRALISVHDKTGVVELARALAARGCELVSTGGTARLLREKGLAVRDVSELTGFPEMMDGRVKTLHPRIHGGLLARRDHPEDLALAAANGISLIDLVVVTLYPFAEVSRRPGASLADLVENIDIGGPSLLRGAAKNHAFVTVLCDTADYGPLLEQLEQGGPDLAFRRRLAAKAYARTAAYDGLIASVLGERFEREAGGEGAAPVLPPVHSLTLPRVQDLRYGENPHQAAAVYGSLAGLEILHGKALSYNNLLDVDAALELIGDFPAAEGPACAILKHTNPCGAALGATALEAFQRALATDQVSPFGGIVVWNRPLDAATARVVHPLFMEILIAPAFDEEALAILRKKKDRRLLACGPLPGPDLQLRHFFGGLLVQGRDRLAAEDPAAYRCVTKRQPSAEERSNLLFAWRIVRHVKSNAIVLAREGRTLGIGAGQMSRVDASDVAVLKARREGHELAGGALGSDAFFPFPDGIAAAAAAGITAVIQPGGSVRDEEVIRAADEAGLAMLFTDRRHFRH, encoded by the coding sequence ATGTCGCGCCTCCCGCTGAGCCGGGCCCTCATCTCGGTCCATGACAAGACAGGAGTGGTGGAGCTGGCGAGGGCCCTGGCCGCCCGCGGCTGCGAGCTGGTCTCCACCGGCGGCACCGCCCGCCTGCTGCGGGAGAAGGGCCTGGCCGTGCGCGACGTGAGCGAGCTGACCGGCTTCCCCGAGATGATGGACGGCCGCGTCAAGACCCTCCATCCACGCATCCACGGCGGGCTGCTGGCGCGTCGCGACCACCCGGAGGACCTCGCCCTGGCCGCGGCCAACGGCATCAGCCTGATCGATCTCGTGGTCGTCACCCTCTATCCCTTCGCCGAGGTGAGCCGCCGTCCCGGCGCCTCCCTGGCCGACCTGGTGGAGAACATCGACATCGGCGGCCCCTCCCTGCTGCGGGGCGCCGCCAAGAACCACGCCTTCGTCACGGTCCTGTGCGACACGGCCGACTACGGGCCCCTGCTGGAGCAGCTGGAACAGGGCGGTCCCGACCTCGCCTTCCGGCGCCGCCTGGCGGCCAAGGCCTACGCCCGGACGGCGGCCTACGACGGCCTGATCGCCTCCGTGCTGGGGGAGCGCTTCGAGCGGGAGGCGGGCGGGGAGGGCGCGGCCCCCGTCCTGCCGCCGGTCCACTCCCTCACGCTGCCACGGGTCCAGGACCTGCGCTACGGGGAGAACCCCCACCAGGCCGCCGCCGTCTACGGCTCCCTCGCCGGCCTGGAGATCCTGCACGGCAAGGCCCTGTCCTACAACAACCTGCTGGACGTGGACGCCGCCCTCGAATTGATCGGGGATTTCCCCGCCGCCGAGGGCCCGGCCTGCGCCATCCTCAAGCACACCAATCCCTGCGGCGCGGCCTTGGGCGCCACGGCCCTCGAGGCCTTCCAACGCGCCCTGGCCACCGACCAGGTGAGCCCCTTCGGCGGCATCGTCGTCTGGAACCGCCCCCTGGACGCCGCCACGGCCCGGGTCGTGCACCCCCTCTTCATGGAGATCCTCATCGCCCCCGCTTTCGACGAGGAGGCCCTGGCCATCCTCCGCAAGAAGAAGGACCGTCGCCTCTTGGCCTGCGGGCCGCTGCCCGGCCCGGACCTGCAACTGCGCCACTTCTTCGGCGGTCTGCTCGTGCAGGGGCGGGACCGCCTCGCGGCCGAGGATCCGGCCGCCTATCGCTGCGTGACGAAGCGCCAGCCCAGCGCGGAGGAGCGCTCCAACCTGCTCTTCGCCTGGCGCATCGTGCGCCATGTCAAGTCCAACGCCATCGTCCTGGCCCGGGAGGGACGCACCCTGGGCATCGGCGCCGGCCAGATGAGCCGGGTGGACGCCAGCGACGTGGCCGTGCTCAAGGCCCGGCGCGAGGGGCACGAGCTGGCGGGCGGCGCCCTGGGCTCCGACGCCTTCTTCCCCTTCCCGGACGGGATCGCGGCGGCGGCGGCGGCGGGCATCACGGCGGTGATCCAGCCGGGCGGCAGCGTGCGCGACGAGGAGGTCATCCGCGCCGCCGACGAGGCGGGCCTGGCGATGCTGTTCACGGACCGGCGGCACTTCCGCCACTAG
- a CDS encoding enoyl-CoA hydratase-related protein gives MGTTLLLEIEEGIALLTLNRPASLNALNHALLGELEEAVVQLEQDSQLRAAVLIGAGVKAFAAGADIAELAGLDSRGAAGVAARGQGILRRLERLPKPVIAAVNGFALGGGCELAMACHLRLAAPHARFGQPEVNLGLIPGYGGTQRLARLVGRGRATELCLTGAIIGAEEALRMGLVNRVVTAWAKDAQGEPVRDDKGQPVFDREAFLEAALSLARDILGKAPLAVAGCLAAIDRGFDLPLDAGLAVERDLFAACFGTEDMREGTAAFLEKRPAQFRGC, from the coding sequence ATGGGAACCACGCTGCTGCTGGAAATCGAAGAGGGCATCGCCCTCCTCACCCTCAACCGTCCGGCCAGCCTCAACGCGCTCAACCATGCCTTGCTGGGCGAGCTGGAGGAGGCGGTCGTTCAGCTTGAGCAGGACAGCCAACTGCGCGCCGCCGTGCTCATCGGCGCCGGTGTGAAGGCCTTCGCCGCCGGGGCGGACATCGCCGAACTGGCGGGGCTGGACTCCCGGGGCGCCGCCGGGGTGGCCGCCCGCGGCCAGGGCATCCTGCGCCGCCTGGAGCGCTTGCCCAAGCCTGTCATTGCCGCCGTCAACGGCTTCGCCCTGGGCGGCGGCTGCGAGCTGGCCATGGCCTGCCATCTGCGCCTGGCCGCCCCCCACGCCCGCTTCGGTCAACCTGAAGTCAACCTGGGTCTCATTCCGGGATATGGCGGCACCCAGCGCCTGGCGCGTCTGGTGGGACGCGGCCGGGCCACCGAACTCTGCCTGACCGGAGCCATCATCGGCGCCGAGGAGGCCCTGCGCATGGGCCTCGTCAACCGGGTGGTGACGGCCTGGGCCAAGGACGCCCAGGGCGAGCCCGTCCGAGACGATAAGGGCCAGCCGGTCTTCGACCGCGAAGCCTTCCTGGAAGCCGCCCTTTCCCTGGCGCGGGACATCCTGGGCAAGGCGCCGCTGGCCGTGGCGGGCTGTCTGGCGGCCATCGACCGGGGCTTCGACCTGCCCCTCGACGCCGGACTGGCCGTGGAGCGGGACCTCTTCGCCGCCTGCTTCGGCACGGAGGACATGCGCGAGGGCACCGCAGCCTTCCTGGAGAAGCGGCCGGCGCAGTTCCGGGGCTGCTGA